In the Sinorhizobium arboris LMG 14919 genome, one interval contains:
- a CDS encoding CpaF family protein: MFGKRGNEGPGKGGARVFSPAPSMPAVQPAALERAAAPVLGETAAPPSRPQAAAPTPRRRAPRAEDYYDTKSQVFSALIDTIDLSQLSKLDIESAREEIRDIVNDIITIKNFAMSISEQEELLDDICNDVLGYGPLEPLLARDDIADIMVNGAGQTFIEVGGKVEESEIRFRDNAQLLSICQRIVSQVGRRVDESSPICDARLPDGSRVNVIAPPLAIDGTALTIRKFKKDKLTLEQLVRFGSITPEAAVLLQIIGRVRCNIVISGGTGSGKTTLLNCLTRYIDSTERIITCEDSAELQLQQPHVVRLETRPPNIEGEGEITMRDLVKNCLRMRPERIIVGEVRGPEVFDLLQAMNTGHDGSMGTIHANTPRECLSRMESMIAMGGYTLPARTVREIISGSVDVIIQASRLRDGSRRITHITEVTGMEGDVIITQDLMRYEIDGEDANGRIVGRHVSTGIGRPHFWDRARYFNEDKRLAATLDAMEKQ, translated from the coding sequence ATGTTTGGCAAACGCGGAAATGAAGGTCCAGGCAAAGGTGGTGCTCGCGTTTTCTCGCCTGCACCCTCGATGCCCGCGGTCCAACCGGCAGCGTTGGAGCGTGCCGCGGCGCCGGTCCTCGGCGAAACGGCCGCTCCGCCATCCCGCCCGCAAGCGGCAGCGCCCACTCCGCGGCGCCGCGCCCCGCGGGCGGAAGATTATTATGACACCAAATCGCAGGTCTTCTCCGCGCTGATCGACACGATCGACCTGTCGCAGCTCTCCAAGCTCGATATCGAGAGCGCGCGGGAGGAAATCCGCGACATCGTCAACGACATCATCACCATCAAGAATTTCGCGATGTCGATCTCGGAGCAGGAGGAGCTGCTCGACGACATCTGCAACGACGTGCTCGGCTACGGGCCGCTCGAGCCGCTGCTCGCCCGCGACGACATCGCCGACATCATGGTCAACGGTGCCGGTCAGACCTTCATCGAAGTGGGCGGCAAGGTCGAGGAATCGGAGATCCGGTTCCGCGACAATGCGCAACTCCTGTCGATCTGCCAGCGTATTGTCAGCCAGGTGGGCCGCCGCGTCGACGAATCGAGTCCGATCTGCGACGCGCGCCTGCCGGACGGGTCGCGCGTCAACGTCATCGCGCCGCCGCTCGCCATCGACGGCACGGCGCTCACCATCCGCAAGTTCAAGAAGGACAAGCTGACGTTGGAGCAGCTGGTGCGCTTCGGCTCGATCACGCCCGAGGCCGCCGTCCTGCTGCAGATCATCGGCCGCGTCCGCTGCAACATCGTCATCTCCGGCGGCACCGGCTCCGGCAAGACGACGCTGCTCAACTGCCTCACGCGCTATATCGACAGCACCGAGCGGATCATCACCTGCGAGGACTCGGCCGAATTGCAGCTGCAGCAGCCGCATGTCGTCCGGCTCGAGACGCGCCCGCCGAACATCGAGGGCGAGGGCGAGATCACCATGCGCGACCTCGTGAAGAACTGCCTGCGCATGCGCCCGGAGCGCATCATCGTCGGCGAAGTTCGCGGCCCGGAAGTCTTCGACCTGCTGCAGGCGATGAACACCGGTCATGACGGTTCGATGGGAACGATCCACGCAAATACCCCGCGCGAATGCCTGAGCCGCATGGAATCGATGATCGCCATGGGCGGTTACACCCTGCCGGCCAGGACGGTTCGCGAGATCATCTCCGGCTCGGTGGACGTCATCATCCAGGCTTCGCGCCTGCGCGACGGGTCGCGCCGGATCACCCACATCACCGAGGTCACCGGCATGGAAGGCGACGTGATCATCACCCAGGACCTGATGCGCTACGAGATCGACGGCGAGGACGCCAATGGCCGGATCGTCGGACGCCACGTCTCGACCGGGATCGGCCGACCGCATTTCTGGGACCGGGCCCGTTATTTCAACGAGGACAAGCGGCTCGCCGCGACCCTCGACGCGATGGAAAAGCAATAG
- the cpaB gene encoding Flp pilus assembly protein CpaB codes for MRPVRIIILAVAVGSAAMAGLLAMKLTRAPAPQMAEPVIEQAPTVNVLVAGKSLPVGSRLGADSVHWKAWPKDGVAEGMITEENRPAAVEDLAGAVVRLPIFTGEPVRQEKIADASNRILSSLLPAGKRAVATEITVATGAGGFILPNDRVDVIMVRKSDGDLYLTETVLSNVRVLAIDQQIEEKEDGSKAVVGTTATLELTPDQSKVMTVAQQMADRISLALRSVADAQEPDTTAADYLLNGDGRPSIQVIKSGSIVKGDGMALQNQK; via the coding sequence ATGAGACCGGTGCGCATTATCATTCTGGCGGTGGCCGTCGGCTCGGCTGCCATGGCCGGGCTGCTGGCGATGAAGCTCACCCGGGCGCCCGCGCCGCAGATGGCGGAACCGGTCATCGAGCAGGCGCCGACCGTCAACGTGCTCGTCGCCGGCAAGAGCCTGCCTGTGGGGTCCCGTCTCGGCGCCGATTCCGTCCATTGGAAGGCATGGCCGAAGGACGGCGTCGCCGAGGGCATGATCACGGAGGAAAACCGTCCCGCCGCCGTCGAAGATTTGGCTGGCGCCGTCGTCCGCCTACCGATTTTCACCGGTGAGCCCGTCCGCCAGGAAAAGATCGCCGACGCATCCAACCGGATTCTTTCGTCGCTGCTACCGGCCGGGAAACGGGCCGTCGCCACGGAGATCACGGTCGCGACCGGCGCGGGCGGCTTCATCCTGCCGAACGACCGCGTCGACGTGATCATGGTACGCAAGTCCGACGGCGATCTCTATCTGACCGAAACGGTGCTGAGCAATGTCCGCGTGCTGGCGATCGACCAGCAGATCGAGGAGAAGGAAGACGGCTCGAAAGCGGTCGTCGGAACGACGGCGACGCTGGAGCTTACGCCCGATCAATCGAAGGTCATGACGGTGGCGCAGCAGATGGCGGACCGCATCTCGCTGGCGCTGCGCAGCGTCGCCGACGCGCAGGAGCCGGACACCACGGCTGCCGACTACCTTCTCAACGGCGACGGCCGGCCGAGCATTCAGGTCATCAAGTCGGGCTCCATCGTCAAGGGCGACGGCATGGCCCTCCAGAACCAGAAGTAG
- a CDS encoding TadE/TadG family type IV pilus assembly protein → MSIEDKASTSRARSNPLFCRHSGRKTAARFSWNRPSALFRRLIGDRKGATAIEFAILALPFFIVVFASIETFVAFAGEQLLANATDTLARKIRTGEITIDPSKPGYTTRTQFRQAFCEEIAIMMTCSATEATQPSKLYLDVRKLPADLSAFPEAVPRIGSDLDTSGFSFAPGGPNDYTMVRAYYRWTVITDLVRPLVTKLRPAGDSMPRDYLMVSTATFRNENY, encoded by the coding sequence ATGTCGATCGAAGACAAAGCATCCACCTCCCGAGCGCGCTCTAACCCTTTGTTTTGCCGCCATTCCGGACGGAAAACCGCTGCGCGCTTTTCCTGGAATCGCCCCAGCGCCCTGTTTCGGCGCCTGATCGGCGACCGCAAGGGTGCGACCGCGATCGAATTCGCGATCCTTGCGCTGCCCTTCTTCATCGTCGTTTTCGCCTCGATCGAGACATTCGTCGCCTTCGCCGGCGAGCAATTGCTGGCCAATGCGACCGATACGCTGGCGCGCAAAATCCGCACGGGTGAGATTACCATCGACCCCAGCAAGCCCGGCTACACGACAAGAACCCAGTTCCGCCAGGCTTTCTGCGAGGAAATCGCGATCATGATGACCTGTTCGGCGACCGAGGCGACACAGCCTTCCAAGCTCTATCTCGACGTCCGCAAACTCCCCGCCGATCTCAGCGCCTTTCCGGAGGCGGTGCCGCGGATCGGCTCCGATCTCGACACCAGCGGCTTCAGCTTCGCGCCCGGAGGCCCCAACGACTACACCATGGTGCGCGCCTATTATCGCTGGACGGTGATCACCGATCTCGTTCGTCCCCTGGTGACGAAGCTCCGCCCCGCCGGCGACAGCATGCCGCGCGATTATCTGATGGTCTCCACCGCCACCTTCCGCAACGAAAACTATTGA
- a CDS encoding AAA family ATPase: MNAIEYTIGSGAAGDWPADGTRPGDLEQLRPLPRISIHAFCESEAVQRLMERCGQDRRMAKVSLRITGGGIAAAATTFASVSTPNLIILETATEPGSLLSELAPLAEVCDPSTKVVVIGRHNDIALYRELIRNGISEYMVAPVGMADILMAVSAIFVDPEAEPLGRSLAFIGAKGGCGSSVIAHNCAWGISNLFSTETILADLDLPYGTANIDFDQDPPQGIAEAVFAPDRLDEVFLDRLLTRCSEHLSLLAAPSMLDRAYDFEAGAFQPILEILQRSAPISVLDLPHAWSDWTRSVLSAADEVVITAAPDLASLRNAKNLLDALRKLRPNDKAPHLVLNQVGVPKRPEIAPDEFCASLEIEAAAIIPFDAVLFGNASNSGRMIAEIDRKSPAAETFSQLSHFLTGRTSVKKARRGGLGKVLAKIGRR, from the coding sequence ATGAACGCGATTGAATACACGATCGGCAGCGGCGCAGCCGGCGATTGGCCCGCGGACGGAACGCGCCCCGGCGACCTCGAACAGCTCCGGCCGCTGCCGCGCATCTCGATTCATGCCTTCTGCGAGAGCGAAGCGGTGCAGCGCCTCATGGAGCGCTGCGGCCAGGACCGCCGCATGGCGAAGGTCAGCCTCCGCATCACCGGTGGCGGCATCGCCGCCGCCGCGACCACCTTTGCCAGCGTCTCGACGCCCAATCTGATCATTCTCGAAACAGCGACGGAGCCCGGCTCGCTGCTTTCGGAGCTGGCGCCGCTCGCGGAAGTCTGCGACCCGAGCACCAAGGTCGTCGTCATCGGCCGCCACAACGACATCGCGCTCTATCGCGAGCTGATCCGCAACGGCATTTCAGAATATATGGTCGCGCCGGTCGGGATGGCCGATATACTGATGGCCGTCTCGGCGATCTTCGTGGATCCGGAGGCGGAGCCGCTCGGACGCAGCCTTGCCTTCATCGGCGCAAAGGGCGGCTGCGGCTCGTCGGTCATCGCCCATAATTGCGCCTGGGGCATTTCCAACCTTTTCTCGACCGAGACGATCCTTGCCGATCTCGATCTGCCCTACGGAACCGCCAATATCGACTTCGATCAGGACCCCCCGCAGGGGATCGCCGAGGCCGTGTTCGCACCGGATCGGCTGGACGAGGTCTTTCTCGACCGGCTCCTGACCAGATGCTCCGAGCATCTGTCGCTGCTCGCGGCGCCCTCCATGCTCGACCGCGCCTATGATTTCGAGGCGGGTGCCTTTCAGCCGATCCTGGAAATCCTCCAGCGCAGCGCGCCGATATCCGTTCTGGACCTGCCGCATGCCTGGTCCGACTGGACCCGCTCGGTGCTGTCGGCGGCCGACGAAGTCGTAATCACCGCCGCCCCGGACCTCGCTAGCCTCAGGAACGCGAAGAACTTGCTCGATGCCTTGAGGAAGCTGAGGCCGAACGACAAGGCGCCGCATCTCGTGCTCAACCAGGTTGGCGTGCCCAAGCGCCCGGAGATCGCTCCCGATGAGTTCTGCGCGTCACTGGAGATCGAAGCCGCAGCGATTATTCCGTTCGATGCGGTCCTCTTCGGCAATGCCTCCAACAGCGGACGCATGATCGCGGAGATCGACCGCAAGTCGCCGGCCGCCGAGACCTTTTCCCAGCTCTCGCACTTCCTGACCGGGCGCACCAGCGTGAAGAAGGCGCGCCGGGGCGGTCTCGGCAAGGTTCTGGCGAAGATCGGCAGGCGGTAG
- a CDS encoding CpaD family pilus assembly protein produces the protein MAPNRFPYRVALYAIVAALLAGCAGKDRLATGALPDDYRTRHPIVLTEGERTIDIPIASGDTRLTQGTRDVIRGFAAEYRNASSGVIQIMLPRGSVNGHAAQIVRKDIRRLLAAGGVSPKKMIETTYDASVTGDAAPIRLSYVAITAQTAPCGAWPEDLALNTLENRNYYNFGCATQSNLAAQIANPTDLVGPRQMSPIDAEQRGQVIDNWRGTEKGDGGTTIVFN, from the coding sequence ATGGCCCCGAACCGCTTTCCTTATCGCGTGGCCCTGTATGCGATCGTCGCTGCCCTGCTGGCAGGCTGCGCCGGCAAAGACAGGCTCGCGACCGGTGCTCTTCCGGACGATTACCGCACCCGCCACCCGATCGTGCTGACGGAGGGCGAGCGGACGATCGACATTCCCATTGCTTCGGGCGATACGCGGCTTACGCAAGGAACACGCGACGTCATCCGCGGCTTTGCCGCCGAATATCGGAATGCGTCCAGCGGCGTCATCCAGATCATGCTGCCGCGTGGGTCGGTGAACGGCCATGCCGCGCAGATCGTCCGCAAGGACATACGTCGCCTGCTGGCCGCAGGCGGCGTGTCGCCGAAGAAGATGATCGAAACCACCTATGACGCCTCCGTGACGGGCGACGCCGCACCGATCCGCCTGAGCTACGTCGCGATAACTGCGCAGACCGCGCCCTGCGGCGCGTGGCCGGAGGATCTGGCGCTGAACACGCTGGAAAACCGCAACTACTACAATTTCGGCTGCGCCACCCAGTCCAACCTTGCCGCCCAGATCGCCAACCCGACGGATCTCGTCGGTCCGCGCCAGATGTCGCCGATCGATGCCGAGCAGCGGGGCCAGGTGATCGATAACTGGCGCGGCACGGAAAAGGGCGACGGCGGAACGACGATCGTCTTCAACTGA
- a CDS encoding type II secretion system F family protein translates to MFGIDITVLGLAGLVALAAAALAYGVLYPQIETEKKAEGRLRRVSAAETDRTKIKAARDRVNEMSKRRKSVQDSLKELEKKQQEKSANAAPSMKKRLLQAGLSISLGQFYLFSALFGLLSFLVVLLTGSGLLIAAGVALIAAAGLPRWVVGSMVKRRCRKFLDEFPNSLDVMVRSIKSGLPLNDALRLIASDGQEPVRTEFRRVVESQQVGLNVPEACARMIHSIPLPEVNFFAIVIAIQAQAGGNLSEALGNLSKVLRERRKMKAKVSALSMEAKASACIIGALPFIVATLVYLTSPDYMTILFTDPRGHIIMGASAVWMSIGIWVMRNMINFDI, encoded by the coding sequence ATGTTCGGCATAGACATCACCGTCCTGGGATTGGCCGGCCTCGTCGCGCTCGCGGCGGCGGCACTGGCCTATGGCGTGCTCTATCCCCAGATCGAGACCGAGAAGAAAGCGGAAGGCCGCCTGCGCCGGGTCAGCGCCGCCGAGACGGACCGCACCAAGATCAAGGCGGCGCGCGACCGCGTCAACGAGATGTCGAAGCGCCGCAAATCCGTCCAGGATTCGCTGAAGGAACTCGAGAAAAAGCAGCAGGAAAAATCCGCCAATGCGGCGCCTTCGATGAAGAAGCGCCTGCTGCAGGCCGGGCTTTCGATTTCGCTCGGGCAGTTCTATCTCTTCAGCGCGCTTTTCGGTCTGCTCTCCTTCCTCGTCGTGCTGCTGACGGGGTCGGGGCTCCTGATCGCCGCAGGCGTCGCGCTGATTGCCGCCGCCGGCCTGCCGCGCTGGGTCGTTGGCTCCATGGTCAAGCGCCGCTGCAGGAAGTTTCTCGACGAATTCCCGAATTCGCTGGATGTCATGGTCCGTTCGATCAAGTCGGGGCTGCCGCTGAACGACGCCTTGCGGCTGATCGCGAGCGACGGGCAGGAGCCGGTCCGGACGGAGTTCCGCCGTGTCGTCGAGTCCCAGCAGGTGGGACTCAACGTTCCCGAAGCCTGCGCCCGCATGATTCACAGCATCCCGCTGCCGGAAGTGAATTTCTTCGCGATCGTCATCGCCATTCAGGCGCAGGCGGGCGGCAATCTGTCCGAAGCGCTCGGCAATCTCTCCAAGGTGCTGCGCGAACGCAGGAAGATGAAGGCGAAGGTCAGCGCGCTGTCGATGGAAGCCAAGGCGTCCGCCTGCATCATCGGGGCACTGCCCTTTATCGTCGCAACCCTCGTCTATCTGACGTCGCCCGATTACATGACGATTCTTTTCACCGACCCGCGCGGCCACATCATCATGGGCGCTTCCGCCGTCTGGATGAGCATCGGCATCTGGGTGATGCGCAACATGATCAACTTCGATATCTGA
- a CDS encoding Flp family type IVb pilin yields MKTIFARLMKDESGATAIEYGLIAALISVALITGATALGGQLDTLFQDLGTRLTNANAAF; encoded by the coding sequence ATGAAGACCATTTTTGCACGCCTGATGAAGGACGAGTCCGGCGCAACCGCAATCGAATACGGCCTGATCGCAGCGCTTATCTCTGTGGCGCTGATCACCGGCGCCACGGCGCTCGGCGGTCAGCTCGACACTCTTTTCCAGGATCTAGGTACGCGGCTGACGAACGCCAACGCCGCGTTCTAA
- a CDS encoding pilus assembly protein N-terminal domain-containing protein: MNTPSATPRAALLATTVFLAIAAPGGARAAEEMMRVYMDHARVLKLDRPVSKVIIGNAEVADATVADAKTIVLTGRNFGTTNLVILDQDGNAMVDERILVSIDEGNTVRVYKQTTRTVLSCTPNCERAERQASASGGN, translated from the coding sequence ATGAACACGCCCTCAGCGACCCCGCGGGCCGCACTGCTTGCAACGACTGTATTTCTGGCGATCGCCGCACCGGGAGGGGCCCGCGCGGCTGAAGAGATGATGCGCGTCTATATGGATCACGCGCGCGTGCTGAAGCTCGACCGCCCGGTCAGCAAGGTGATCATCGGCAATGCGGAGGTCGCCGATGCGACCGTAGCGGATGCGAAGACCATCGTGCTGACCGGGCGCAACTTCGGCACGACCAATCTCGTCATCCTCGACCAGGACGGCAACGCCATGGTCGACGAGCGCATCCTCGTGTCGATCGACGAGGGCAATACGGTGCGCGTCTACAAGCAGACCACGCGCACCGTTCTCTCCTGCACGCCCAATTGCGAACGTGCCGAGCGGCAGGCTTCGGCTTCCGGCGGCAATTAA
- a CDS encoding phosphopentomutase yields MARAFLFVLDSFGIGNAPDAEAFGDLGADTLGHIAEFCAAGAADRAGLREGPLHLPNMSALGLMHAARLATGRLPAGMALPERVYGIYGAASEISRGKDTPSGHWEIAGTPVTFDWGYFPAEGDAFPPELVEAICREGDVPGILGNCHASGTDIIARHGEEHMRSGKPICYTSSDSVFQIAAHEHSFGLERLLRLCEVVRRLVDDYNIGRVIARPFVGSDPGSFTRTGNRRDYSVLPPEPTVLDRLQEAGRTVHAIGKIGDIFAHQGVTRLTKANGNMALFDASLEAIEGAEDGALVFTNFVDFDMLYGHRRDVPGYAAALEAFDARLPDLDRRLKPGDMVILTADHGCDPTWRGTDHTRERVPVLMFGPTFRSRSFGIADSFAHIGETVARHLGIGAGPHGRSLI; encoded by the coding sequence ATGGCGCGCGCGTTTCTTTTCGTCCTCGATTCCTTCGGTATCGGCAATGCGCCGGACGCGGAAGCTTTCGGCGATCTCGGCGCCGATACGCTCGGGCATATTGCGGAGTTCTGCGCGGCGGGAGCTGCCGACCGGGCCGGCCTCCGGGAAGGGCCGCTCCATCTGCCCAATATGTCGGCGCTAGGTCTCATGCATGCGGCGCGGCTCGCCACCGGACGACTGCCCGCGGGCATGGCGCTGCCGGAGCGCGTCTATGGGATCTACGGCGCGGCCAGCGAAATCTCGCGCGGCAAGGACACGCCGTCCGGCCATTGGGAAATCGCCGGCACGCCGGTGACCTTCGACTGGGGCTATTTCCCGGCGGAGGGCGACGCCTTCCCTCCCGAACTCGTCGAAGCGATCTGTCGCGAGGGCGATGTGCCCGGCATTCTCGGCAATTGTCATGCCTCGGGTACCGACATCATCGCCCGCCACGGCGAAGAGCATATGCGGAGCGGCAAGCCGATCTGCTATACCTCGTCGGACTCCGTCTTCCAGATCGCCGCGCACGAACATAGCTTCGGGCTGGAGCGCCTGCTGAGGCTTTGCGAGGTCGTTCGCCGGCTGGTCGACGACTACAATATAGGCCGCGTGATCGCGCGGCCCTTCGTCGGCAGCGATCCGGGCAGCTTCACACGCACCGGCAATCGCCGCGACTATTCGGTGCTGCCGCCCGAGCCGACCGTTCTCGACCGGCTGCAGGAGGCCGGGCGCACGGTGCACGCCATCGGCAAGATCGGCGATATCTTCGCCCATCAGGGCGTGACCAGGCTTACCAAGGCCAACGGCAACATGGCGCTGTTCGACGCCAGCCTCGAAGCTATCGAAGGGGCGGAGGACGGAGCACTCGTCTTCACCAATTTCGTCGATTTCGACATGCTCTACGGCCATCGCCGCGACGTGCCCGGCTATGCCGCCGCGCTTGAAGCCTTCGATGCGCGCCTCCCCGATCTCGACCGCCGGCTGAAGCCCGGCGACATGGTGATCCTGACCGCCGACCACGGTTGCGATCCGACCTGGCGCGGCACCGACCACACGCGCGAGCGCGTGCCTGTCCTGATGTTCGGCCCGACGTTTCGCAGCCGCTCTTTCGGCATCGCCGACAGCTTCGCGCATATCGGCGAAACGGTCGCAAGACATCTCGGCATTGGCGCCGGCCCACATGGGAGAAGCCTCATTTGA
- a CDS encoding TadE/TadG family type IV pilus assembly protein gives MKRLHPRKRHLGVFHRLLRDRRGAGAVEFAIVAPLLIAAYIGAFELSLGFTVARKVARAASAVSDIITTEQQVNKAFLGDMRDVAKNMLVPYDGSDYELKITGIQVDGTTEGRVVWSRGWSDASDSATVPYAVNSVVSVPADLDAVNAFVVRTELVVNHQLSLFGSQAAGNIPLSRTSYYRQRFGTTIKCTDC, from the coding sequence ATGAAACGCCTTCATCCGCGCAAACGGCACCTGGGGGTCTTCCACCGCCTGTTGCGGGACCGGCGCGGCGCGGGTGCCGTGGAGTTCGCCATCGTCGCACCACTCCTGATTGCGGCCTATATCGGCGCCTTCGAGCTTTCGCTCGGCTTTACCGTCGCGCGGAAGGTTGCGCGGGCGGCGAGTGCGGTGAGCGATATCATCACCACCGAGCAGCAGGTGAACAAAGCCTTTCTGGGCGACATGCGAGACGTGGCGAAAAACATGCTCGTGCCCTATGACGGCTCCGACTACGAGTTGAAGATCACCGGTATCCAGGTGGACGGCACGACAGAAGGGAGGGTGGTCTGGTCCAGGGGCTGGTCGGACGCGAGCGACAGCGCGACGGTTCCCTATGCGGTCAATTCAGTCGTCAGCGTTCCGGCCGATCTCGACGCGGTGAATGCCTTCGTCGTGCGCACCGAACTCGTCGTCAACCATCAGCTTTCGCTGTTCGGCTCGCAAGCCGCCGGCAATATCCCGCTCTCCAGAACTTCCTACTACCGCCAGCGCTTCGGCACGACCATCAAGTGCACGGATTGCTGA
- a CDS encoding A24 family peptidase — protein sequence MINAAILVIFPFCLLLSAFSDLLTMKIPNRTSMTLFVSFLFVAPLMGLGLTQIGLHIAAAVAVFAVCFGLFAANVMGGGDAKLLTASAIWFGFNASLAAFLLYVSIFGGLLTLAVLLLRSQENLILAARIPIPRLLLTAKKVPYGIAIAAGGFAAYPSSPLMQLAFSQLS from the coding sequence ATGATCAACGCGGCGATCCTGGTCATTTTCCCTTTTTGTCTTTTACTGTCCGCCTTTTCCGACCTCCTCACGATGAAAATCCCGAATCGCACTTCGATGACGCTGTTTGTCTCGTTCCTTTTTGTGGCGCCGCTAATGGGACTAGGTCTCACGCAGATAGGCCTTCATATCGCCGCGGCGGTGGCTGTCTTTGCCGTTTGCTTCGGCCTTTTTGCTGCAAACGTGATGGGTGGCGGGGATGCAAAACTCCTGACCGCCAGTGCCATCTGGTTCGGTTTCAATGCATCGCTCGCGGCTTTCCTTTTGTATGTGTCCATTTTCGGCGGGCTGTTGACACTGGCCGTTCTGCTCTTGCGCAGCCAGGAGAACCTGATCCTTGCAGCCCGTATCCCGATCCCGCGCCTGTTGCTGACCGCCAAGAAAGTCCCCTACGGCATCGCCATCGCTGCCGGCGGGTTCGCAGCCTATCCCTCTTCCCCGCTTATGCAGCTGGCCTTTTCGCAGCTCTCCTGA
- a CDS encoding type II and III secretion system protein family protein, with product MKRIAQKFRASLAAGLSFCLAFSGMASPNAPVAEAASSSVVRIVDSGPGARKTINLGLNKAVVVDLPSDAHDILVADPSLADAITRTSRRIYLFGKSVGQTNIFVFGPGGEEIVSLEVAVERDVAGLEANLRRFIPDADINVEIISDNVVLTGTVRTPLDSTRAVDLARAFLKGGEATTRNITAQGNNGDADIFAEDRQNSQIVNLLTIEGDDQVTLKVTVAEVSRQVLKQLGFNGRVSDGESGISFRNPANLGDAIGVGTNALIKGSIGPTTISSYINAMEQAGVMRTLAEPSLTAISGQEAKFYVGGEFRLSGVQEVSADEETGEPTVSREVNDVEYGIRLNFKPVVLGPGRISLQIETDVSEPTYEGSVVTGNGMASIPGNTFLGIRRREASTSVELPSGGSIVIAGLVQDNIRQAMSGLPAASKIPILGTLFRSKDFQRNETELVIIATPYLVRPVARSAISRPDDNFNPANDLESFFLGRVNRIYGRPEAKPPGGRYHGNVGFIYK from the coding sequence GTGAAACGGATCGCACAAAAGTTTCGGGCGTCTCTGGCAGCCGGCCTCTCCTTCTGTCTGGCATTTTCGGGCATGGCGTCGCCGAACGCGCCGGTCGCCGAGGCCGCCTCCTCCTCGGTGGTGAGGATCGTCGATAGCGGCCCCGGCGCACGCAAGACCATCAATCTCGGTCTCAACAAGGCGGTCGTCGTGGACCTGCCGAGCGACGCCCACGACATCCTCGTCGCCGATCCCTCGCTCGCCGACGCGATCACCCGCACCTCCCGGCGCATCTATCTCTTCGGCAAGTCCGTCGGCCAGACCAACATCTTCGTCTTCGGCCCTGGAGGTGAGGAGATCGTCAGCCTGGAAGTCGCCGTCGAACGCGACGTCGCCGGTCTGGAGGCGAACCTTCGTCGCTTCATTCCCGATGCGGATATCAATGTCGAAATCATCTCGGACAACGTGGTGCTGACCGGCACGGTCCGCACGCCGCTCGACTCGACCAGGGCCGTCGATCTCGCACGCGCCTTCCTGAAGGGCGGCGAGGCGACCACGCGCAACATCACCGCGCAGGGCAATAACGGCGATGCGGATATCTTCGCCGAGGACCGGCAGAACTCGCAGATCGTCAATCTGCTGACGATCGAGGGCGACGACCAAGTGACGCTGAAGGTGACCGTGGCCGAGGTCAGCCGGCAGGTGCTGAAGCAGCTCGGCTTCAACGGCCGCGTCTCCGACGGCGAAAGCGGCATCAGCTTCCGTAATCCGGCCAATCTCGGCGACGCCATCGGCGTCGGCACGAACGCCCTTATCAAGGGCTCGATCGGGCCAACCACCATTTCGAGCTACATCAACGCGATGGAGCAGGCCGGCGTCATGCGCACCCTCGCCGAGCCTAGCCTGACGGCCATTTCCGGACAGGAGGCGAAGTTCTATGTCGGCGGCGAATTCCGGCTTTCTGGGGTGCAGGAGGTGTCTGCCGACGAGGAGACGGGGGAACCGACAGTTTCGCGCGAAGTGAATGACGTCGAATACGGCATCAGGCTGAATTTCAAGCCGGTGGTTCTCGGCCCCGGCCGGATCAGCCTGCAGATCGAGACAGACGTGTCGGAGCCGACCTATGAAGGTTCGGTCGTTACGGGGAATGGCATGGCCAGCATTCCCGGCAACACCTTTCTCGGCATCCGCCGGCGCGAGGCCTCGACCAGCGTCGAGCTGCCGTCCGGCGGCTCGATCGTGATCGCCGGCCTCGTCCAGGACAATATCCGCCAGGCGATGTCCGGCCTGCCCGCCGCCTCGAAGATCCCGATCCTCGGCACGCTCTTCCGCAGCAAGGATTTCCAGCGCAACGAGACGGAGCTCGTCATCATCGCCACGCCCTATCTCGTGCGGCCCGTCGCCCGCAGCGCGATCTCGCGTCCGGACGACAACTTCAACCCGGCAAACGACCTCGAGAGTTTTTTCCTCGGCCGCGTCAACCGGATCTATGGGCGCCCGGAAGCCAAGCCGCCCGGCGGCCGCTACCACGGCAATGTCGGCTTCATCTACAAATAG